Part of the bacterium genome is shown below.
ATTATCTCCTCTTTGCTTGAATTTCCCTCCTTCATAAAGAGATTGGTTGGTATAGGTCCAGTTGTATTTGGCTGTGGCAGGGAATGACCAGTGGATAATGTGTTTTCACGATTGGCTGTATAGGAATCATAGCAGATATTCTTTGCAATTCCATTTTCAATAAATATAACCTTTTCTTTGGAGACTCCCTCAAAATCAAATGGCATACCTGTTCCCTGTGGGTCACATCCATCATCCCAGATTGTAATATTCTCGCCCATTATCTTTTTCCCCATATTCCCGCACATAAAGCTTCTTTTTTCTTGAAAGGATAATGCACCAAACCCAACAAGCCCAAGGAACAAAAGCAGATCAGCCACAGCAGGAGGTTCAAGGATAACCTCATATTCACCCGGCCCAATTTCTTTTGGATTTATGGAGGATATGGCTTTTTCAATTGCTTCATTTCCTAATTCTAAATGGTTTATTTTGTTTATATCCCTTGATATGCTTGAGGAATAACCAGATGAGCCATCTTTTTCCATAACAATAACAAGGGATGCAGAGGTAAGTTGAGCTGAAACATCAACGCCAGATGAGTTAGAAATAGAAATAGAAACATTGCCTGTTTGTAATGCACCAGATGAGATACAGCCTTTGTTTTTTCCCATTTCTATTATTTCTTTTACAATATTAGCCTTCCTTTCAGGAGAACAATTGGCTGTATCTTTATAAAATGTGGGCATCTCTTTTATCAGGGTAGGCTTTGGAAGGGCTAAATTAGAATCCTCTTTAGCAAATTTGGAAAGCTCAATTGCCCGATTAACCGCATTTTTTATGGATTTATCGGTTAAAATATTTGTTGAAACAGAGCCTATTTTTTTATCCTTAATCACCCGTATCTTAAGGTATTTGTCTTCTTCATAAACATTCTGGTGGATAGAAGAATTTGCAAACCTTGTCAATCCAGAGCTATTTGAAACAAAGATAACCTCTGTTTCATCTGCCTTTGAATAATTTAATGCCTTTTCTAATACTTTATTCATTTAAATTATTATACAAGCAAATTTTGCCATCTGGCAAGAACTTTTTGCTTGCAATGCAAGATGTTTCTAAATTATAATAAAAAAAGCGAGGGTGGCGGAATTGGCAGACGCGCAAGACTTAGGATCTTGTGGGGAAACCTATGCGGGTTCAACTCCCGCCTCTCGCAGGGAAAGATGGAAGTTTTTAGGGCTATTATTGATTTGGTTGATAAAATTGTATGGCCAATAACAATATTGATTATGGTTGGAATGTTTAAATATAATATTGGAAGGTTTATTAATAGCTTGGTTGATATTTTTGAAAAAAGGGGAGGAGAAATATAGTATCTTCCATTACTTAGTGCAAAAATAGATAGGGTGTGTTTATCTGTTAAAAATTCATCCA
Proteins encoded:
- a CDS encoding TldD/PmbA family protein: MNKVLEKALNYSKADETEVIFVSNSSGLTRFANSSIHQNVYEEDKYLKIRVIKDKKIGSVSTNILTDKSIKNAVNRAIELSKFAKEDSNLALPKPTLIKEMPTFYKDTANCSPERKANIVKEIIEMGKNKGCISSGALQTGNVSISISNSSGVDVSAQLTSASLVIVMEKDGSSGYSSSISRDINKINHLELGNEAIEKAISSINPKEIGPGEYEVILEPPAVADLLLFLGLVGFGALSFQEKRSFMCGNMGKKIMGENITIWDDGCDPQGTGMPFDFEGVSKEKVIFIENGIAKNICYDSYTANRENTLSTGHSLPQPNTTGPIPTNLFMKEGNSSKEEIIKNTKKGILITRFHYTNVIEPMRAVITGMTRDGTFFIENGKVSYPIKNMRFTQSIIDGLSNVSFISKERRLSSEGMIIEFLSSCYVPTIKIEKFNFTGKTDF